The following proteins come from a genomic window of Leptospira barantonii:
- a CDS encoding sodium:solute symporter family protein, protein MLGISVILYLLTTILIGAVASRFVSDSKDYVLAGRRLPLFLASSALFATWFGSETLLGASSRFVEDGVLGVIEDPFGAALCLFLVGLFFARPLYRMNILTFGDFYKNRFGRRAEIVSSIFMIPSYFGWIAAQFVALGIILHSLTDLPVSIGIFIGAGVVLIYTVIGGMWAISLTDFLQTILIVLGLAYLVWDLSSQAGGLGVVLASTKPGFFRFIPEAEPKSILVYIAAWMTIGLGSIPQQDIFQRVMASKSEKVAVYSSLLGSFFYLSVALLPLLAVLCARKVYPQIAGEDAQMILPKTVLTHTGLFTQILFFGALLSAVMSTASGAILAPASVLGENVVRPFLKDPNEKTLLRILRISVVTITLVSLSMAITKSNIYELVSQASALSLVSLFVPLVAGLFWKRSTSTGAVLSMIVGFIVWLFWNIMNFETPASIPGLTASWIALVIGDVLERNGYGFKNKEDLELEPEP, encoded by the coding sequence TTGCTCGGAATATCTGTCATTCTTTATCTACTCACGACGATTCTTATCGGAGCCGTCGCATCTCGTTTTGTAAGCGATTCTAAAGACTACGTTCTTGCGGGAAGAAGGCTTCCTCTTTTTCTCGCGTCGTCCGCATTGTTCGCGACCTGGTTCGGATCGGAAACCTTGCTCGGAGCTTCTTCCCGATTTGTAGAAGACGGAGTTTTGGGAGTCATCGAAGATCCGTTTGGCGCCGCGCTTTGTCTTTTTTTAGTCGGACTTTTTTTCGCAAGACCTTTGTATCGAATGAACATTCTCACCTTCGGAGATTTTTATAAAAATCGATTCGGGAGAAGGGCGGAAATCGTATCGAGTATCTTTATGATCCCTTCGTATTTCGGATGGATCGCGGCTCAGTTCGTCGCGTTGGGGATCATCTTACACTCGTTAACCGATCTTCCCGTATCGATCGGAATTTTTATCGGAGCCGGAGTGGTGTTGATCTACACGGTGATTGGCGGGATGTGGGCGATCTCGCTTACGGATTTTTTGCAGACGATTCTAATCGTATTAGGACTTGCTTATTTAGTTTGGGACCTGAGTTCCCAAGCGGGCGGATTGGGCGTCGTTCTTGCGTCCACAAAACCCGGATTCTTTCGATTTATACCCGAAGCGGAACCGAAAAGTATTCTCGTGTACATCGCGGCTTGGATGACGATCGGACTCGGATCGATCCCACAGCAGGATATCTTTCAAAGGGTAATGGCTTCGAAATCCGAAAAGGTCGCTGTGTATTCTTCCCTGCTCGGTTCGTTTTTTTATTTAAGCGTGGCCCTTCTTCCTTTGCTCGCCGTACTTTGTGCGAGAAAGGTTTATCCGCAGATCGCGGGAGAGGACGCGCAGATGATTCTTCCCAAAACGGTGTTAACACATACTGGGCTTTTTACGCAGATTCTTTTTTTCGGAGCCTTGTTGTCCGCTGTGATGAGTACCGCGAGCGGCGCGATTTTGGCGCCTGCGTCGGTGTTAGGTGAGAATGTGGTTCGACCTTTTCTCAAAGATCCCAACGAAAAAACTCTACTTCGTATCTTGAGAATTTCGGTCGTTACGATCACGTTAGTCTCGCTTTCGATGGCGATCACGAAAAGTAACATATACGAACTCGTATCGCAGGCTTCGGCGCTCAGTCTTGTTTCTTTGTTTGTGCCGCTTGTCGCCGGACTTTTTTGGAAACGATCCACTTCCACAGGCGCGGTTCTTTCCATGATTGTCGGTTTTATCGTATGGCTTTTTTGGAATATAATGAATTTTGAAACACCCGCTTCGATTCCGGGACTTACTGCGAGCTGGATCGCCTTGGTGATCGGCGACGTTTTGGAACGAAACGGATACGGATTTAAAAACAAGGAAGATCTCGAATTAGAACCGGAACCTTGA
- the yidD gene encoding membrane protein insertion efficiency factor YidD, which translates to MRYLGILGIKFYQRYMRSLHNRECIYNPSCSNYGILSIEKYGLIKGSYYTYLRIKRCNGALYTGGDDFP; encoded by the coding sequence ATGAGGTATTTGGGGATCTTAGGAATTAAATTTTATCAAAGATATATGCGCTCTCTACATAATAGAGAGTGCATATATAATCCCTCTTGCTCAAATTATGGTATTCTATCAATAGAAAAGTATGGATTAATCAAAGGTTCCTATTATACATATTTACGAATTAAAAGATGCAATGGTGCATTATATACGGGCGGGGATGACTTCCCTTAG
- a CDS encoding FAD-dependent oxidoreductase, giving the protein MSSTERVKRVLIIGGGIAGPTLALFLKKAGFESEVFEAHSQSEGIGGGFNIAPNGMNVLAELELADAVIQAGTATPYSFFKDEKGKLLAKIRYGVPEIYGQTAVSLSRASLYKILSEEMKKQNVPIRYGKRLSTITETANNVIAHFEDGSETTGDILIGADGIHSKVRKFILPEAPNAEYVGIVGIGGFVSLNDLSSSPENLQAITFTFGPNGFFGHGGGDSGTVLWWTNLSREEFTREQIVDLDHDRIRAELLKQFQGYYSPIEELIRNTKTFLRHNIHDILSLSRWSKGRIALIGDAAHAVSPNSGQGASMAMEDALLFAKLLRDLQGNYMQTFATFEKERKGRVEKIVAEGRRRAGGKEIVTPFQSKIRNMMLKIFIGLFGEVGQKWILNYKIPWDPKDKAA; this is encoded by the coding sequence ATGAGCTCGACCGAAAGAGTAAAACGCGTTCTGATCATCGGGGGTGGAATCGCCGGACCTACCCTGGCCCTATTTCTGAAAAAAGCCGGTTTTGAAAGCGAGGTATTCGAAGCACATTCTCAATCGGAAGGAATTGGCGGAGGTTTTAACATCGCCCCCAACGGAATGAACGTCCTGGCCGAGTTGGAACTCGCAGACGCGGTCATTCAAGCCGGCACCGCAACTCCTTACAGTTTCTTCAAAGACGAAAAAGGAAAACTTTTGGCGAAAATCCGTTACGGAGTTCCCGAAATCTACGGACAAACGGCCGTGAGTTTATCCAGAGCTTCCCTTTATAAAATTCTTTCCGAAGAAATGAAAAAACAAAACGTCCCGATCCGTTACGGCAAACGTCTTTCAACAATCACGGAAACGGCGAATAACGTGATCGCACATTTCGAGGACGGAAGCGAAACCACGGGTGATATACTGATCGGCGCGGACGGTATCCATTCCAAGGTCCGCAAATTCATTCTTCCCGAAGCGCCTAACGCGGAGTATGTGGGAATCGTCGGAATCGGAGGCTTCGTATCTCTGAACGATCTTTCTTCTTCACCGGAGAATCTACAAGCGATCACGTTTACATTCGGGCCCAACGGATTTTTCGGACACGGAGGCGGGGATTCCGGAACCGTTCTCTGGTGGACGAATCTTTCCAGGGAAGAATTCACCAGAGAACAAATCGTGGACCTCGATCACGATCGAATTCGTGCGGAACTTCTGAAACAGTTTCAAGGATATTATTCTCCGATCGAAGAATTGATCCGGAACACGAAAACTTTTCTAAGACACAACATTCACGACATTCTTTCCCTAAGCCGATGGAGCAAAGGGAGAATCGCATTGATCGGCGACGCCGCACACGCGGTCAGCCCGAACTCGGGACAAGGGGCTTCGATGGCGATGGAAGACGCACTCTTGTTTGCAAAACTTCTCCGCGACCTTCAAGGAAACTATATGCAAACTTTTGCAACTTTCGAAAAAGAAAGAAAAGGACGTGTGGAAAAAATCGTCGCGGAAGGCAGAAGAAGAGCCGGAGGCAAAGAGATCGTAACCCCGTTTCAATCCAAGATTCGAAATATGATGCTCAAAATTTTTATCGGTCTATTCGGAGAGGTCGGACAAAAATGGATCTTAAACTATAAAATTCCCTGGGACCCCAAAGACAAGGCCGCATAA
- a CDS encoding DUF4177 domain-containing protein — protein sequence MAYKYMVKAFVPTIKGCGAQDQGWDQARCQQFSDFLNTNAVDGWRFHSSEYREVKVKGCSGGSGAWLVCTFEKET from the coding sequence ATGGCTTATAAGTATATGGTTAAGGCTTTCGTGCCTACGATCAAAGGATGTGGTGCCCAAGATCAAGGCTGGGATCAAGCACGCTGCCAACAGTTTAGTGACTTTTTGAATACAAACGCGGTAGACGGATGGCGTTTCCATTCGAGTGAATATCGCGAAGTCAAAGTCAAAGGTTGCTCAGGGGGAAGTGGAGCCTGGTTAGTTTGTACATTTGAAAAAGAAACATGA
- a CDS encoding LIC_10461 domain-containing protein → MLSLNQTLNRIFALCFMIVCGLQSIVCHSTVIIHKETAKPMSTAFAPPPPDKRNKQANTLFGIYALSDIEEASCENFPGEVKMVTTIPDSIIHFFAGPVYTTKTVEVYCPYGTNHSKKGKDKESENKQNEVKTTPKENQDGKDATKPNSAPTPDPTSGSKDKDKSGPTNSAPKKNVFDSEF, encoded by the coding sequence ATGTTATCCTTAAATCAAACTCTCAATCGAATCTTCGCATTATGCTTTATGATCGTATGCGGACTTCAGTCGATTGTTTGTCATTCCACGGTGATCATTCACAAAGAAACTGCCAAACCTATGTCGACAGCTTTTGCGCCACCGCCTCCCGATAAAAGAAACAAACAAGCGAACACGTTGTTTGGAATTTATGCTCTTTCCGATATCGAAGAAGCTTCCTGTGAAAATTTTCCCGGAGAAGTGAAGATGGTGACTACGATTCCGGATTCGATCATTCATTTTTTTGCAGGCCCGGTCTACACCACAAAAACCGTGGAAGTGTATTGTCCTTACGGAACGAATCATTCCAAAAAAGGAAAGGATAAGGAATCCGAGAATAAACAAAACGAAGTCAAAACGACTCCGAAGGAAAATCAGGACGGAAAGGACGCAACCAAACCGAACAGCGCTCCGACTCCGGATCCGACGAGCGGTTCCAAGGATAAGGATAAGTCCGGTCCCACGAATTCCGCACCGAAAAAGAACGTATTCGATTCCGAATTTTAA
- a CDS encoding SH3 domain-containing protein: MKKIILILSFLMLNHCFIFNEKPKLTLKTTKYQVITKEANIKSEANNQSATLGKLFEKDIVNVIEFTSREDVLSIRNAPSFKAKWAKVITLKNEIGYVFGAMLQLASLNEYSCTRPGKHLNIKVKAEGTYIKLCADGSYTLSEYYNCDGYVCSEHGCWSSVMKSLKLSPKKVFYYSGAGEAENCTHGCTYLEYYANSEISNNKSYDSNSIYSFKGVDFFKIDPNSTKFEITDLPVGENCKNNTLF, from the coding sequence ATGAAAAAAATTATTTTAATCTTGTCTTTTCTTATGCTAAATCACTGTTTCATCTTCAATGAAAAACCAAAATTAACCTTGAAAACAACGAAGTATCAGGTCATTACCAAGGAAGCAAATATCAAAAGTGAAGCAAATAATCAATCTGCCACCTTAGGAAAGTTATTCGAAAAAGATATTGTCAATGTTATTGAATTTACCTCGAGGGAGGATGTTCTATCGATTAGAAATGCACCGAGCTTTAAAGCGAAATGGGCTAAAGTAATTACTCTCAAAAATGAAATTGGTTACGTATTTGGAGCAATGCTTCAATTAGCATCTCTAAATGAATATAGTTGCACAAGACCTGGTAAGCACTTGAATATTAAAGTGAAAGCAGAGGGGACTTATATTAAGCTATGCGCTGACGGATCTTACACTCTGTCCGAATATTATAATTGTGATGGCTATGTTTGCTCTGAACACGGGTGCTGGAGTTCGGTAATGAAATCTTTAAAGTTATCCCCAAAAAAAGTATTCTATTACAGTGGAGCAGGTGAAGCCGAGAATTGTACGCATGGCTGCACTTATTTGGAATATTATGCAAACAGCGAGATATCAAACAATAAATCCTATGATTCAAATTCTATTTACTCATTTAAAGGGGTAGATTTCTTTAAAATTGATCCCAATAGTACTAAATTTGAAATTACGGATCTACCCGTAGGCGAAAACTGCAAAAATAATACTTTGTTTTAA
- a CDS encoding YciI family protein — protein sequence MKKYLFLSVGFEKPTQEIMEAWGNWFTQIKERIVDAGGHFSIGREITRNGTIQLSLDLNSITGYIIVNAENIDQAEEIARNCPIITSLKVFEIMSAKN from the coding sequence ATGAAAAAATATTTATTTTTATCTGTCGGCTTTGAAAAACCAACACAAGAAATAATGGAAGCTTGGGGGAATTGGTTTACTCAAATAAAAGAAAGAATAGTGGATGCAGGCGGGCATTTTTCGATAGGGAGAGAAATTACCCGTAACGGAACAATCCAATTATCACTAGATTTAAACTCGATAACGGGTTACATTATAGTAAATGCTGAAAATATAGATCAAGCAGAAGAAATAGCAAGAAATTGTCCAATAATTACCAGCTTAAAAGTATTCGAGATAATGTCCGCGAAAAATTAA
- a CDS encoding patatin-like phospholipase family protein, with protein sequence MPPVLDDSIAFERKQESQNRIGEAFQGLWLEDEICFAIAGGGCKAFYGLGFGHEMKSWGLKFREVSGVSAGAAMVLCLICGDEEECVAFFENIVRKNPANFYFSRLFKGERAFPHEDMYRKTIRFGMDFQKIMKSGTKVFIHTLRAIPKEDSFKNKFRLARLIAETAKAFLEDEMDRLRGLNTERMQRVLRNWNMKEVLFTEKDFEDEQTVEQIVLNSSSVPPIVSVQSHGKEYYFDGGLTNNLLLEAFPPDKKTIGIYYEPTTIVGKDPKLLERCFLQTPSEPLPITSFDYTDPIGVRRAYELGKQDARLNKDRIFEYLKRDWAKAVSSFRSK encoded by the coding sequence ATGCCTCCCGTTTTAGACGATTCCATCGCATTTGAAAGAAAACAAGAATCTCAGAATAGAATCGGCGAAGCCTTTCAAGGTCTTTGGCTGGAAGACGAGATTTGTTTTGCGATCGCCGGCGGCGGATGTAAGGCGTTCTACGGATTGGGTTTCGGTCACGAAATGAAATCCTGGGGATTGAAGTTCCGAGAAGTGTCCGGTGTTTCCGCCGGAGCCGCGATGGTTCTTTGTCTGATTTGCGGAGACGAGGAAGAATGTGTCGCCTTCTTCGAAAACATAGTTCGAAAGAATCCGGCCAACTTTTATTTCAGTCGTCTTTTCAAAGGAGAAAGGGCGTTTCCTCACGAGGACATGTATCGCAAAACGATCCGATTCGGAATGGACTTTCAAAAGATTATGAAGTCCGGAACGAAAGTTTTCATTCATACGTTACGCGCCATTCCAAAGGAAGATTCATTTAAGAATAAGTTCAGACTTGCAAGACTCATCGCAGAAACCGCAAAAGCTTTTCTCGAAGACGAAATGGATCGTCTTCGCGGCTTAAACACGGAAAGAATGCAAAGAGTACTCAGAAATTGGAATATGAAAGAAGTCTTATTTACGGAAAAGGACTTCGAAGACGAACAAACCGTGGAGCAGATCGTTCTCAATTCTTCCTCGGTTCCTCCGATCGTATCGGTTCAAAGTCACGGGAAAGAATATTACTTCGACGGGGGGCTGACGAATAACCTTCTTTTAGAAGCTTTCCCTCCCGATAAAAAGACGATCGGAATCTACTACGAGCCGACGACGATCGTGGGCAAAGATCCGAAACTTTTGGAAAGATGTTTTTTACAAACCCCATCCGAACCTTTGCCGATTACTTCTTTCGATTACACCGACCCGATCGGGGTGAGAAGGGCGTATGAGCTCGGCAAACAAGACGCTCGTTTGAATAAGGATAGAATTTTCGAATATCTCAAAAGAGATTGGGCCAAGGCCGTTTCTTCATTCCGATCCAAGTAG
- a CDS encoding MarR family winged helix-turn-helix transcriptional regulator produces MAGHRSSNATVLFHQAAAECFGLNATDMKTLPLLEGGPIAAGKLAQSLGLTTGAVTTVIDRLERVGIVRRVADPNDRRKVVVEFNPESMQAAAKIYGPMGDAMRNLFERYSDEELELLIRFQEEATAILVREATNLRNLPKDKN; encoded by the coding sequence TTGGCCGGGCACCGTTCCAGCAACGCCACCGTTTTGTTTCATCAGGCCGCCGCGGAGTGTTTTGGTCTGAATGCGACGGACATGAAAACCCTTCCGCTTTTGGAAGGGGGCCCGATTGCGGCCGGAAAATTGGCTCAGTCCTTGGGTCTTACGACAGGGGCTGTTACGACGGTGATCGACCGACTGGAAAGGGTCGGAATCGTACGTCGCGTCGCGGATCCAAACGACCGAAGAAAGGTTGTCGTTGAATTCAATCCGGAAAGTATGCAGGCCGCGGCTAAAATCTACGGCCCGATGGGGGATGCGATGCGGAACCTATTCGAAAGGTATTCCGACGAAGAATTGGAATTGCTCATAAGATTTCAGGAGGAGGCCACCGCGATTCTTGTGCGAGAGGCCACGAACCTCAGAAATTTACCGAAAGATAAAAACTAA
- a CDS encoding Bor/Iss family lipoprotein, with product MKNIIKTKNSKLISLILFFFSTLALEDCRHAWVRFPQNPPAACLVFQQSNECKRALEAQKVKQAEPGKIHVIPQKYYLFGLLPKEQIVDVSKYCPEGPRSAHQFTSFWDAVWEQLTLTVYSPQTLEVECYP from the coding sequence ATGAAGAATATAATAAAAACAAAAAATTCTAAACTGATCTCCCTGATTTTGTTCTTCTTTTCGACGCTTGCCTTAGAAGATTGTAGACACGCTTGGGTTCGTTTTCCTCAGAATCCGCCGGCGGCTTGTCTTGTGTTTCAACAATCCAACGAATGCAAACGCGCTTTGGAAGCGCAAAAGGTCAAACAAGCCGAACCCGGAAAGATCCATGTGATTCCTCAAAAATATTATCTGTTCGGATTGCTTCCGAAAGAACAGATCGTGGACGTTTCTAAATACTGTCCGGAAGGGCCGAGGTCGGCGCATCAGTTCACATCGTTTTGGGACGCGGTTTGGGAACAATTGACATTGACTGTTTATTCTCCCCAAACCTTGGAGGTCGAATGTTATCCTTAA
- a CDS encoding tyrosine-type recombinase/integrase produces the protein MDFRLERNGRFLLVRFPYHQGAYDWIRTLPNAKWNSEKKFWIFPFSESLLENFLSLRNAKVTLEGELELFYWIRKLKLSNASRRTIRSYHSNVLSFLKWSGKNPKEVTKEDLNSFLEFSFLEKGQSSATVTAKIQSLNSYFGVFLGKPWFKDLPRPKREQKLPDILSTLEVYKILNALENPKHKLLLSFCYASGLRVSELVHLKPKDIDEKRKTVKIREGKGKKDRFTMLSQACLSLWEEFRVSHPYEEWIFPGQDPSKPIHIRTAEKIFENAKSKAGITKDVSIHSLRHAFATHLLEAGTNIKHIQFLLGHKSVRTTEIYTRVSQVRVTKIESPLDSLSRKSD, from the coding sequence ATGGACTTCCGCTTAGAACGCAATGGGAGATTTCTTTTAGTTCGTTTTCCGTATCATCAAGGCGCCTATGATTGGATCCGAACGCTTCCAAACGCGAAATGGAATTCTGAAAAGAAGTTTTGGATTTTTCCTTTTTCGGAATCGCTTCTTGAGAATTTTCTAAGTTTAAGAAATGCTAAAGTAACTCTCGAAGGAGAATTGGAACTTTTTTATTGGATTCGAAAGCTAAAGCTGAGTAATGCATCTCGAAGAACGATTCGCTCCTATCATTCGAACGTGCTTTCTTTTTTGAAATGGTCCGGTAAAAATCCCAAAGAAGTCACGAAAGAGGATCTTAATTCTTTCCTGGAATTCTCCTTTTTGGAAAAAGGACAGAGTTCCGCGACGGTCACGGCGAAAATTCAATCGCTCAACTCTTACTTCGGCGTTTTTTTAGGCAAACCTTGGTTCAAGGACCTTCCTCGTCCCAAAAGGGAGCAGAAACTTCCCGACATTCTTTCCACTTTAGAAGTTTATAAAATACTAAACGCGCTTGAGAATCCGAAACACAAACTTCTTCTTTCTTTTTGTTACGCGAGCGGTTTGCGTGTGAGTGAATTGGTTCATCTGAAGCCGAAGGACATAGACGAAAAAAGAAAAACGGTAAAAATCCGAGAAGGCAAGGGTAAGAAGGATCGTTTTACGATGTTGTCTCAGGCCTGCCTTTCGCTCTGGGAAGAATTTAGAGTTTCTCATCCTTACGAAGAATGGATTTTTCCCGGACAAGATCCAAGTAAGCCGATTCACATTCGAACTGCGGAAAAGATTTTCGAAAATGCAAAGTCGAAAGCGGGGATTACTAAAGACGTAAGCATCCACAGTCTTCGTCACGCGTTCGCGACTCATTTACTGGAAGCAGGCACGAATATCAAACACATTCAGTTTCTTTTGGGTCACAAAAGCGTCCGTACCACGGAGATTTACACGCGAGTCAGTCAAGTTCGTGTTACCAAAATTGAAAGTCCGCTCGATTCTCTAAGCCGAAAATCGGATTAG
- a CDS encoding CPCC family cysteine-rich protein: MTDLFYPCPCCGYIVFSEPPGSYEICPICFWEDDALQLEFATTLSGGANHLTLFQAQLNFLEFYASEKSLLIHVRKPAPTDFLDSDWRPIDTIRDKFESFTNKQCQRAILDESLYYWRPTFWRNQGNLLRLK, from the coding sequence ATGACAGATTTATTCTATCCATGCCCATGCTGTGGTTATATCGTTTTTTCTGAACCACCAGGTTCTTACGAGATTTGTCCAATTTGTTTTTGGGAGGATGATGCTTTACAGCTGGAATTTGCTACTACTCTCAGTGGAGGGGCTAATCATCTAACTCTTTTTCAAGCGCAGCTGAATTTTCTTGAATTTTATGCTTCAGAAAAAAGTTTACTAATACATGTTCGGAAGCCAGCCCCCACAGATTTTTTAGATTCAGATTGGCGCCCTATCGATACAATTCGGGACAAGTTTGAGTCCTTTACAAACAAGCAGTGTCAACGAGCCATCTTAGATGAATCACTATATTATTGGAGACCAACTTTTTGGCGTAATCAAGGTAATTTATTGCGGCTCAAATAA